The Paenibacillus uliginis N3/975 genome has a window encoding:
- a CDS encoding response regulator transcription factor, which translates to MSKETILLVDDEEEIISFIKDALELEGYEVLTAGSGQEALIQSRLMPTLIILDVMMPEMNGIEVCERLREFTDCPIVFLSACQSETDRIQGLAAGGDDYLLKPFSLAELKARIHAHLRREKRVHTQREQGMLRLQSLLIDCKGHSVSYNGQNIALTNKEFMIVELLSLHQGQVFSREQIYEKIWGFDAEGDDSTVTEHIKKIRAKLAAYAQDKNYIQTVWGIGYKWDVK; encoded by the coding sequence ATGTCGAAGGAAACGATTCTGTTGGTTGATGATGAAGAAGAAATTATTAGTTTTATAAAAGATGCCCTTGAGCTTGAAGGCTATGAAGTATTAACCGCAGGAAGCGGACAAGAGGCTCTTATACAGAGCAGGCTTATGCCTACACTTATTATTCTTGATGTCATGATGCCTGAAATGAATGGCATTGAGGTTTGTGAGCGGCTGCGGGAATTCACCGATTGTCCCATTGTATTTTTAAGTGCCTGCCAAAGTGAAACGGATCGAATTCAGGGCCTGGCGGCTGGCGGTGATGACTATTTGTTAAAGCCCTTCAGTCTGGCCGAATTAAAAGCTAGAATTCATGCCCATCTGCGGCGGGAAAAGCGAGTGCACACGCAAAGGGAGCAAGGAATGTTGCGTCTTCAGTCCCTGTTGATCGATTGTAAAGGCCATTCTGTAAGCTATAACGGGCAGAACATTGCCCTTACGAACAAGGAATTTATGATTGTAGAGCTGCTGTCCTTGCATCAAGGACAGGTTTTTTCACGGGAACAAATTTACGAAAAAATCTGGGGTTTTGACGCAGAAGGAGACGACTCCACCGTAACAGAACATATCAAAAAAATACGGGCTAAGCTGGCTGCGTATGCTCAAGACAAGAACTATATTCAGACGGTTTGGGGTATTGGTTACAAATGGGACGTGAAATGA
- a CDS encoding sensor histidine kinase produces MIRPRSIKSTFARHFSWVIVCSLLTTLVTWGLLFLLFNYFFNHDIILPANHYEGQIPVISEYVRTEGDSVISKQGQPALERLIPSEGMSYRVVSLSGDFLYGDLEFHEPLNKSDILDRLNQTFSGINQVIKYIPVQSDQGDLLGALLLGYSLKVKTANPVFSPLVTFGFLTFFLSPFLYVIIFTYIFGRRFSRKINNPLQQLLHGAERIKERDLHFSITENCSITEVNQLTIAFEEMRQELEQSIEREWKLEQERSTMFAALAHDLRTPLTIIQGHVEGLMQMNGDIREERLPQYLQVIKRNTNRASNLLQDMNTIAEIEKVSFQLNPIPMDIDEFIDDKEAEYVALCREKNITFQTELTDKRGVKPLISFDPYRIIQVLDNLVANSIRYTPHSGKILWSVELTEQQVSMAITDNGTGFHNQDLEQVFEQFYQGHARSVRQKGHSGLGLYIAKLLVQHHSGHIIAENNLHVGATVRFTFPIKK; encoded by the coding sequence ATGATTAGACCGCGTTCGATCAAAAGCACGTTTGCCCGCCACTTCTCCTGGGTAATCGTGTGCAGCCTACTGACGACACTTGTCACTTGGGGACTACTCTTTCTGTTATTCAATTACTTCTTTAACCATGATATCATTCTTCCGGCCAATCATTATGAAGGGCAGATTCCCGTAATTTCAGAGTATGTGCGAACGGAGGGAGATTCCGTCATCAGCAAGCAGGGACAACCGGCATTGGAAAGGCTCATTCCTTCTGAAGGAATGTCCTATCGTGTAGTCTCTTTATCCGGTGATTTCCTGTATGGAGATCTGGAATTCCATGAGCCGTTGAACAAAAGCGATATCCTTGACCGCTTAAATCAAACATTCTCAGGAATAAATCAAGTCATTAAATATATTCCTGTTCAATCCGATCAGGGAGATCTGTTAGGGGCTCTTTTGCTAGGATATTCTCTTAAGGTAAAAACAGCAAATCCAGTGTTCTCTCCCTTGGTCACCTTCGGATTTCTAACCTTTTTTCTGTCGCCTTTTCTGTATGTCATCATCTTCACTTACATTTTCGGAAGGCGGTTTAGTCGAAAGATAAATAATCCTTTACAGCAATTATTACATGGGGCAGAGCGTATTAAGGAACGGGACTTACATTTTTCCATAACCGAGAATTGCTCCATAACTGAAGTTAATCAGCTTACGATTGCTTTTGAAGAAATGCGCCAGGAGCTTGAACAATCCATTGAAAGGGAATGGAAGCTGGAGCAAGAAAGAAGCACGATGTTTGCCGCACTAGCTCACGATTTACGCACACCGCTAACGATTATTCAGGGGCATGTGGAGGGCCTTATGCAGATGAACGGGGACATTCGTGAGGAACGACTCCCTCAATACCTTCAAGTGATCAAACGCAACACAAATCGGGCATCTAATCTTCTTCAGGATATGAATACGATTGCGGAAATCGAAAAAGTATCATTTCAACTAAATCCCATCCCTATGGATATAGATGAATTCATTGATGATAAAGAGGCTGAATATGTGGCCTTATGCAGAGAAAAAAATATTACCTTTCAAACGGAACTAACAGATAAGCGCGGTGTCAAACCCCTCATCTCCTTCGATCCCTATCGAATCATTCAGGTCTTGGACAACCTTGTTGCTAATAGCATCCGATATACCCCGCATTCAGGGAAAATCCTCTGGAGTGTAGAGTTAACCGAACAGCAGGTCTCCATGGCCATAACCGATAACGGAACCGGATTTCATAATCAAGATCTGGAGCAAGTGTTTGAGCAATTCTATCAGGGGCATGCCCGATCTGTAAGACAAAAAGGTCATTCCGGACTTGGATTGTATATCGCAAAATTGTTGGTTCAGCATCACAGCGGGCATATTATCGCAGAAAACAACCTTCATGTCGGGGCCACCGTACGATTTACATTTCCTATTAAAAAATAA
- a CDS encoding exodeoxyribonuclease III produces the protein MKLVSWNVNGLRACVTKGFIDYFKQADADIFCVQETKLQEGQIELDLGPEYDQYWNYALKKGYSGTAVFTKIPPLSVRYGIEEDSESEGRIITLEFENFYLVNVYTPNAKRDLSRLDYRIEWEERFRCYLLQLDELKPVIVCGDLNVAHQEIDLKNAKSNLGNSGFTLEERGKMTDLLAAGFIDTFRFLYPDRTDVYSWWSYMPKVRERNIGWRIDYFLVSARLEEKVKDAEIDCQVMGSDHCPVSLSLS, from the coding sequence TTGAAGCTGGTATCCTGGAATGTCAACGGTTTGCGGGCCTGTGTAACCAAAGGCTTTATTGATTATTTTAAACAAGCTGATGCCGATATTTTTTGCGTTCAAGAAACGAAGTTGCAGGAAGGGCAGATTGAGCTTGATCTGGGCCCTGAATATGATCAATACTGGAACTATGCTTTAAAGAAAGGTTATTCTGGAACCGCTGTGTTTACCAAAATACCGCCTTTGTCTGTTAGGTACGGCATTGAAGAGGATAGCGAATCGGAAGGAAGAATTATCACACTGGAATTTGAGAACTTTTATCTCGTGAATGTATATACACCTAACGCGAAACGAGATCTTAGCCGATTGGATTACAGAATCGAATGGGAGGAACGGTTCCGCTGCTATTTGCTGCAGCTGGATGAACTCAAACCGGTTATCGTATGCGGGGATTTAAATGTCGCGCATCAGGAGATCGATCTGAAAAATGCGAAGTCCAATCTGGGCAACTCCGGCTTTACGCTGGAAGAGCGGGGGAAGATGACAGATCTGTTGGCAGCCGGATTTATCGACACCTTCCGGTTTCTATACCCAGATCGTACCGACGTGTACAGCTGGTGGTCTTATATGCCGAAAGTGAGAGAGCGGAATATCGGCTGGCGTATCGATTATTTTCTGGTGTCCGCCCGTTTGGAAGAGAAGGTGAAGGATGCAGAAATCGACTGCCAGGTGATGGGAAGTGATCACTGTCCGGTTTCGCTGAGCCTAAGTTAA
- the nfsA gene encoding oxygen-insensitive NADPH nitroreductase: MNETLSLLMNHRSIRKYTDRMVTEEQLEMIIAAGQMASSSSSVQAYSVIAVTDPEQKRALSALAGNQAYIVECPVFLVWCADLYRLQKVSEAHLGDQPSYVDSTENLIVATVDAALAAQNAAVAAESMGLGIVYIGGVRNQIAEFAEQLKLPELVYPVFGMCVGYPDQDPGIRPRLPLEGVLHHGTYDATKTVEEVKTYDNTYAEYMRARSGGKSTAAWSQFMAKRLSEPVRLHMKEYLQDKGFMKR, encoded by the coding sequence GTGAATGAAACATTATCTCTGTTGATGAATCACCGATCCATCCGTAAATATACGGACAGGATGGTTACCGAGGAACAGCTGGAGATGATCATCGCGGCGGGGCAGATGGCTTCCAGTTCTAGCAGTGTGCAGGCATACAGCGTCATTGCCGTAACAGATCCGGAGCAGAAGCGGGCTTTATCAGCTCTAGCCGGTAATCAGGCTTATATTGTAGAGTGTCCGGTATTTCTCGTATGGTGTGCAGATTTATATCGTTTGCAAAAAGTGAGTGAGGCGCATTTGGGCGATCAACCGAGTTATGTGGATTCGACTGAAAATTTAATCGTGGCGACAGTAGATGCCGCGCTGGCTGCACAAAATGCTGCGGTTGCTGCGGAATCCATGGGCCTCGGGATCGTATATATCGGCGGGGTACGGAACCAAATTGCGGAATTTGCAGAACAACTGAAATTGCCGGAGCTCGTGTATCCGGTGTTCGGCATGTGTGTCGGCTATCCGGATCAGGATCCCGGTATTCGCCCCCGTCTGCCTCTAGAGGGAGTACTTCACCATGGAACATACGATGCAACGAAAACCGTGGAGGAAGTTAAAACCTACGACAACACGTATGCCGAATACATGCGTGCCCGGAGCGGAGGTAAATCCACAGCGGCCTGGTCGCAGTTTATGGCGAAGCGTCTGTCGGAACCGGTGCGCCTTCATATGAAGGAATATTTGCAGGACAAGGGATTCATGAAGCGGTAG
- a CDS encoding TetR family transcriptional regulator, which yields MEQEQPELDVKTRILMSAKKLFAKQGFEGTSVRQICDDASVNIALVSYHFGGKDKMFTAIFEQLFPGYDMDQYKERMDEPVSGLAFAIHEIVKYTLIDTELSDIVQQELTMRTPRKEVVLSFLRPVWSAVKQLLDRGKSQGKFHFESSGEALLMVMGVCLSHKLMINNEPLLGFKDADPELISQQAIQFIFKGLGVEDTK from the coding sequence ATGGAACAGGAACAGCCTGAGCTGGATGTGAAAACGCGTATATTAATGTCTGCCAAAAAGCTGTTTGCCAAGCAAGGGTTTGAAGGGACTTCCGTTCGGCAAATATGCGATGATGCCTCCGTCAATATCGCGCTTGTATCCTATCATTTTGGTGGCAAAGACAAGATGTTTACAGCGATTTTTGAACAGTTATTTCCGGGCTATGATATGGATCAATATAAGGAACGGATGGATGAGCCGGTGAGCGGTCTTGCTTTTGCTATCCATGAGATCGTAAAGTATACGCTAATTGATACAGAGCTAAGCGATATCGTTCAGCAAGAGCTGACGATGCGCACGCCACGCAAAGAGGTCGTACTGTCTTTTTTACGTCCCGTATGGAGTGCGGTAAAGCAGCTGCTGGATCGTGGAAAGTCCCAGGGTAAGTTTCATTTTGAATCGTCAGGAGAGGCATTGCTCATGGTGATGGGGGTGTGTTTATCTCATAAATTGATGATTAATAACGAGCCTTTGCTAGGGTTTAAAGATGCCGATCCGGAGCTTATTTCACAGCAAGCGATACAATTTATATTCAAAGGACTGGGAGTTGAGGATACCAAGTGA